From a single Pseudoalteromonas nigrifaciens genomic region:
- a CDS encoding HD-GYP domain-containing protein, producing the protein MKVIPISQLLPGMFVQSVTKQTGRIKIKSQGWVKTQAGIDKLKNVGILEVEIDPDKTLIESVPEKDPAKTPSPIAKRDPWQKTHSAEQEMGKAKKLYDEAKSLQIKAFKDIKAGKNIDIAPFRELASGFMDSVFRNQDALTCLTQMRQKDAYLLEHSINVSILISIFAKHLNIDKNIIEQLTTGALLHDIGKIKIPDAVLNKPGRFTDEEFTIMKNHARFSKEILQAAGLKGIAVDIAGMHHERLDGKGYPFGKKGDEISQYVRMASIVDVYDALTAERVYKAGMEPIKAFKILKEGCPDSFDSELLTKFIQCIGIHPVGTLVKLSSQKVGLVTQSNPASPLKPVVKTFYSAKHGRYTQVQDIDLAHKKSQDTLESAVKTNEYNIDLQRFYKNSILP; encoded by the coding sequence TTGAAAGTCATTCCAATTTCGCAGTTATTACCTGGCATGTTTGTACAAAGCGTAACAAAGCAAACCGGACGTATAAAAATAAAAAGCCAAGGCTGGGTTAAAACTCAAGCCGGTATCGATAAATTAAAAAATGTCGGTATTTTAGAAGTTGAAATAGATCCAGATAAAACCCTCATCGAATCAGTGCCTGAAAAAGATCCAGCTAAGACACCTTCCCCTATAGCAAAGCGCGATCCTTGGCAAAAAACGCACAGTGCCGAGCAAGAAATGGGCAAAGCTAAAAAGCTTTACGATGAAGCTAAATCACTACAGATTAAAGCATTTAAAGATATAAAAGCAGGTAAAAATATAGACATAGCGCCTTTTAGAGAGCTTGCTAGTGGTTTTATGGATTCGGTATTTAGAAATCAAGATGCACTTACATGTCTTACTCAAATGCGCCAAAAAGATGCCTACCTGTTAGAGCACTCTATTAATGTTTCTATTTTAATTAGTATTTTTGCCAAGCATTTAAATATAGATAAAAATATAATTGAACAGCTAACTACTGGCGCGCTACTGCATGATATTGGCAAAATAAAAATTCCCGATGCAGTACTCAATAAGCCGGGACGTTTTACTGATGAAGAATTTACAATAATGAAAAATCATGCGCGCTTTAGTAAAGAAATTTTACAAGCTGCAGGGCTCAAAGGTATAGCTGTTGATATTGCCGGTATGCACCATGAACGCTTAGATGGTAAAGGCTATCCGTTTGGTAAAAAAGGCGATGAAATAAGCCAGTATGTGCGTATGGCGTCAATTGTTGACGTGTATGATGCACTCACAGCTGAGCGCGTTTATAAAGCGGGTATGGAGCCGATAAAAGCCTTTAAAATATTAAAAGAAGGTTGCCCTGATAGTTTTGATAGTGAGTTATTAACTAAATTTATTCAGTGTATCGGTATTCACCCGGTAGGCACACTGGTTAAGCTCTCGAGTCAAAAAGTGGGACTGGTGACACAGAGCAACCCTGCCAGCCCACTAAAGCCCGTTGTTAAAACTTTCTATAGTGCAAAGCATGGGCGCTACACCCAAGTGCAAGACATAGATTTAGCACATAAAAAAAGCCAAGATACGCTTGAGTCGGCAGTTAAAACTAACGAATACAATATTGACTTACAACGCTTTTATAAAAATTCAATTTTACCCTAA
- a CDS encoding general secretion pathway protein GspB, with translation MSYLLDALKQSQQADISAEQYDLQAQQAKQQQSLMRYRRLAFVIGGSLAVSFSVAGGFVSGKWLQNSSFNSNNEQVSTTAILKNTNADKEPTITTKSDIDNTARLQTAEQNIAVLAAQPSAPKTAPPDAVNTATSIQGQLVYVQTPSGIVQMLLTPQGQYIPIMENQATLQQNLNPQNSFAQGTYAQGAINQQGYSQPHYNQPSFNQTNNQATQAAGQQPQTNMPSSASLDLSKYKVLGKPLDSQGSTAQQTKRPALAKSPTLLETAFDQAIQDTEKTQNYEVTQATRSSSRVQPIELLPDGLQAMLPPLKYQAHIYSSALDKRWIKLNGRELFEGDSIGALTVREITPEQSVLDFDGYEFSLKALQDWPQ, from the coding sequence ATGTCTTATTTATTAGATGCGTTAAAGCAATCGCAACAAGCCGATATAAGCGCCGAGCAGTATGACTTACAGGCACAGCAGGCTAAACAACAACAGTCTCTAATGAGATACCGCCGCTTGGCGTTTGTGATTGGTGGCAGCTTAGCGGTTAGCTTTAGTGTTGCTGGTGGTTTTGTTAGTGGAAAATGGCTACAAAACAGCTCATTTAATAGTAATAATGAGCAAGTTAGCACTACAGCAATATTAAAAAATACTAATGCCGATAAAGAACCAACAATAACAACCAAATCGGATATAGATAATACAGCAAGATTACAAACTGCAGAGCAAAATATAGCTGTATTAGCGGCGCAACCATCAGCGCCAAAAACGGCCCCGCCAGACGCAGTAAATACAGCAACTTCAATTCAAGGGCAGTTAGTATATGTACAAACCCCAAGTGGTATTGTACAAATGTTACTTACGCCGCAAGGGCAATATATTCCAATAATGGAAAATCAAGCCACACTCCAGCAAAACCTAAACCCGCAAAATAGTTTTGCTCAGGGTACGTATGCGCAAGGCGCAATTAATCAGCAGGGATATTCACAACCACATTATAATCAACCTAGCTTCAATCAAACGAATAACCAGGCAACACAAGCAGCTGGGCAGCAACCTCAAACAAATATGCCTTCATCGGCATCGCTTGATTTAAGTAAGTATAAAGTGCTTGGTAAACCACTCGATTCGCAAGGCTCTACAGCACAACAAACTAAAAGACCTGCGCTTGCAAAGAGCCCAACATTATTAGAAACAGCTTTTGATCAAGCTATTCAAGATACAGAAAAAACACAAAACTACGAAGTCACGCAAGCAACGCGCAGCTCATCACGCGTGCAACCAATAGAGCTGTTGCCAGATGGATTACAAGCCATGTTACCGCCACTTAAATATCAGGCGCATATATATTCGTCTGCACTCGATAAGCGTTGGATCAAGCTCAATGGTCGCGAGCTTTTTGAGGGCGATAGTATAGGTGCATTAACAGTGCGAGAAATAACACCAGAGCAAAGCGTACTTGATTTTGACGGCTACGAATTTAGCTTAAAGGCGCTACAAGATTGGCCGCAATAG
- a CDS encoding ExeA family protein: MYLSYFGLHEKPFSISPNPHYLFLSERHKEALAHLTYGLGEDGGFVLLTGEVGTGKTTITRSMLEKLPENTQVAMIHNPALSELELLASICDELKINYDAQNASLKSLTDVIKKHLEANNKAGGHTILIIDEAQLLAPDVLEQLRLLTNIETDHKKLLQIVLVGQPELQVLLKRNELRQLAQRITARYHLLPLTQGQTVAYIKHRLHIAGCDKGIFSLEAMQSVHQLTGGVPRLMNLVCERALVGAFAKQQLTIDSEIIKKSAQESLPPDFIAANNTPPKTVPYWLYCSAFVALFAAGLGLSFIL; encoded by the coding sequence GTGTATTTAAGCTATTTTGGTTTGCATGAAAAACCCTTTTCAATCTCGCCTAACCCCCATTATTTGTTTTTAAGTGAGCGACATAAAGAAGCGTTAGCGCACCTTACCTATGGATTAGGTGAAGACGGCGGCTTTGTATTATTAACCGGCGAAGTGGGTACAGGTAAAACAACCATTACTCGCAGTATGCTAGAAAAACTGCCAGAGAATACTCAAGTTGCGATGATCCATAATCCGGCCTTATCAGAGCTTGAGCTTTTAGCCAGTATTTGTGATGAGCTTAAAATTAATTATGATGCACAAAATGCGAGTTTAAAAAGCCTTACCGATGTTATAAAAAAGCACTTAGAAGCAAATAATAAAGCGGGTGGGCATACCATACTTATTATTGACGAAGCGCAGTTACTTGCTCCCGATGTACTAGAACAACTGCGCCTACTAACCAACATAGAAACCGATCATAAAAAGCTATTACAAATAGTGCTGGTGGGGCAACCTGAGCTGCAAGTATTATTAAAACGAAATGAGTTAAGGCAGCTTGCACAGCGTATAACAGCTCGCTATCACTTACTGCCTTTAACACAAGGACAAACGGTGGCATACATTAAGCATCGTTTACATATTGCAGGCTGTGATAAAGGTATTTTTTCGTTGGAAGCAATGCAAAGCGTTCATCAACTTACCGGTGGCGTGCCACGATTAATGAACTTAGTGTGTGAGCGGGCGTTAGTAGGGGCATTTGCAAAACAGCAATTAACAATAGATAGCGAGATTATAAAAAAATCTGCTCAGGAATCATTACCACCCGATTTTATTGCGGCTAATAATACGCCACCTAAAACCGTGCCATATTGGCTATATTGCTCTGCTTTTGTTGCTTTATTTGCAGCAGGCTTAGGGCTTTCATTTATTTTATAG
- a CDS encoding DUF1566 domain-containing protein produces MKFKLITTFAAMSLSFNVIAGVCYDSVTQTTPTERFTINPDGTVSDSKTGLMWQRCSYGQVYNNATATCEGSTPSLTWQTALRGAVNDTTASYNDWQVPNIKELASIIEHRCTEPSINESVFLGTKLQNYWTNTSGVNTINSAWVYQFDSGLNSLHAKTSSVYLRLMRYEK; encoded by the coding sequence ATGAAATTTAAATTAATAACTACATTTGCGGCAATGAGTTTAAGCTTTAACGTAATTGCTGGGGTTTGTTATGACTCTGTTACGCAAACAACACCAACAGAGCGATTTACAATAAATCCCGATGGCACAGTGTCAGATAGCAAAACAGGTTTAATGTGGCAGCGTTGTAGTTACGGACAAGTGTATAACAATGCTACAGCAACATGCGAAGGCTCTACACCATCATTAACCTGGCAAACTGCATTGCGAGGCGCAGTTAACGATACAACGGCAAGTTATAATGACTGGCAAGTACCAAATATTAAAGAGTTAGCAAGTATTATTGAACACAGATGTACAGAGCCAAGTATTAACGAATCGGTGTTTTTGGGCACAAAGCTACAAAACTATTGGACCAATACCTCAGGTGTAAATACGATTAATTCTGCTTGGGTATATCAGTTTGACAGTGGACTAAATAGTTTGCACGCTAAAACCAGCAGTGTTTATTTGCGCTTAATGCGTTACGAAAAATAA
- a CDS encoding DUF1566 domain-containing protein, with the protein MRAIALIPLLSCGLLVACGGGGSSDDGDNTQASVFAGNDLQIIEKTDFTITAKGSPTEGTFTWQRVSGPIVDGFPLDGAVQTITAPDVKADSELVLRVSYQTTGGGLVHDDISIFITSNNQLPQAVITQTAPQVLPSVYNDTVTLSAADSTDPDTNGQINSYLWQLISGPALNINSFTNSTLSFSHPLLENHTNLKWSLTVTDDEGGESTSEYDMTLNKTAQVVIANAGADQQVNEFDKVTLDASNSAAATSTYKCDWQQLTGKAETLANSNQCITTFYASDIDTNATLSFEVMVTDSKGRTANDSVFVDVAPKALGLINDTGVGECYNNTQRINCVSKDFPNQDAELGRDSFANRLAKVGQGNLAFDYTKLNEFADEVADDAQNFSCIRDNVTGLVWEVKSPVSGVVPNTTLRDGQNHYTWYLTESAIPQVGGARGAANSSCPSNTDCGLQSYIQEVNALDFCGGTNWRVPTYTELLSLVDYGKQGQNVLIDESIFPNTPAVSLLGHLRYWTSQTAVDGTSLSQAYIIDMSDGNDLAYPKSKTAYVRLVRSR; encoded by the coding sequence ATGAGAGCAATTGCGTTAATCCCGTTATTGTCGTGTGGGCTATTGGTTGCATGCGGAGGTGGGGGGAGCTCTGATGATGGTGATAACACTCAAGCTTCAGTATTTGCAGGTAACGATTTGCAAATTATTGAAAAAACCGATTTTACTATTACTGCAAAAGGCTCACCTACCGAGGGTACGTTTACTTGGCAGCGCGTAAGCGGCCCCATTGTTGATGGATTTCCGCTTGATGGTGCAGTGCAAACTATTACCGCGCCAGATGTAAAGGCAGACAGTGAACTGGTGCTCAGAGTAAGCTATCAAACAACCGGTGGTGGTTTAGTACATGACGATATTAGTATTTTTATTACATCAAACAATCAATTACCCCAAGCTGTAATTACTCAAACAGCACCGCAAGTATTGCCATCGGTTTATAACGATACCGTAACGCTAAGCGCAGCAGACTCAACAGATCCAGATACAAATGGTCAAATTAATAGCTACTTGTGGCAATTAATATCAGGACCAGCCCTCAATATTAATAGTTTTACTAATTCTACCTTAAGCTTTAGCCATCCACTGCTTGAAAACCATACAAATTTAAAGTGGTCATTAACGGTTACCGATGATGAAGGGGGAGAGTCAACCTCTGAATATGACATGACTTTAAATAAAACAGCGCAAGTTGTTATTGCCAATGCCGGGGCTGATCAGCAAGTTAACGAGTTTGATAAAGTAACCTTAGATGCAAGTAACAGCGCTGCCGCAACCAGTACTTATAAATGTGACTGGCAACAACTAACCGGCAAAGCGGAAACATTAGCTAATAGTAATCAATGTATTACTACTTTTTATGCCTCAGACATAGACACTAACGCCACTTTAAGCTTTGAAGTAATGGTTACTGATTCAAAAGGGCGCACCGCAAACGATAGTGTATTTGTAGATGTTGCACCTAAAGCGCTTGGGTTAATAAACGATACAGGTGTAGGGGAGTGTTACAACAATACTCAACGTATAAACTGTGTTAGTAAAGATTTTCCAAATCAAGATGCTGAACTTGGTCGAGACAGCTTTGCGAATCGTTTAGCCAAAGTAGGGCAAGGTAATTTAGCGTTTGATTACACCAAACTAAATGAGTTTGCCGATGAAGTGGCTGATGACGCACAAAATTTTAGTTGTATTCGCGACAACGTAACCGGTTTAGTGTGGGAGGTTAAAAGCCCTGTGTCAGGTGTGGTACCTAACACTACATTACGCGATGGGCAAAATCATTACACATGGTACCTTACTGAATCTGCTATTCCTCAGGTAGGCGGAGCAAGAGGCGCAGCTAACTCTAGTTGCCCAAGTAATACCGATTGCGGATTGCAAAGCTATATACAAGAAGTAAATGCGTTAGATTTTTGTGGTGGCACAAATTGGCGAGTACCTACTTACACCGAGTTACTAAGCTTAGTAGATTACGGCAAGCAAGGGCAAAATGTATTAATAGATGAGAGTATTTTCCCTAATACGCCAGCGGTTAGTTTACTGGGTCACTTGCGTTATTGGACCTCTCAAACAGCGGTTGATGGTACCAGTTTATCGCAAGCTTATATTATAGATATGAGCGATGGTAATGACCTTGCTTATCCAAAAAGTAAGACTGCTTATGTTCGTTTAGTTAGAAGCCGTTAG
- a CDS encoding DUF2982 domain-containing protein, whose product MDEFNAMQIKYRAQGAKHGIEVLIVGAIGLLFIMLFNLLRPGEISILEIFLVSLCIAAITIGFFKTQEPFYSLVLTTEQLTYQHKYGVWHLAHSNFKSSGIPKIAVGLEHLELNVVGIKVNDMDEFLTGLAPRIAGKLLIEQRHLFMQLIQKNCKNGGCPSEWLVEDTQYRSKNGISYNGLIAMFANRAKHLQLLTGYELLLPASVLDRNIWEFSANLNAWQREPLKFIASQVSN is encoded by the coding sequence ATGGATGAGTTTAACGCTATGCAAATTAAGTATCGTGCGCAGGGAGCTAAGCATGGCATAGAAGTATTAATTGTTGGTGCGATTGGTTTGTTATTCATTATGCTGTTTAATTTATTACGCCCTGGTGAAATTAGCATTCTAGAAATTTTTTTAGTTAGTTTGTGTATTGCAGCAATAACAATTGGTTTTTTTAAAACCCAAGAGCCATTTTATAGCTTAGTGTTAACCACTGAGCAGTTAACTTATCAGCACAAATATGGTGTTTGGCATTTAGCTCATAGTAATTTTAAATCAAGCGGAATACCCAAAATAGCAGTAGGGCTTGAGCACTTAGAGCTTAACGTGGTGGGAATTAAGGTAAACGATATGGATGAGTTTTTAACGGGTTTGGCCCCAAGAATCGCAGGGAAATTATTGATAGAGCAGCGTCATTTATTTATGCAACTAATTCAAAAGAATTGCAAAAATGGCGGTTGCCCATCAGAATGGCTGGTAGAGGATACACAATATAGATCTAAAAATGGAATTAGCTATAATGGGTTAATAGCAATGTTTGCCAACAGGGCTAAGCATTTGCAGTTACTAACAGGCTATGAGCTATTATTACCAGCGAGTGTATTAGATAGAAATATTTGGGAATTTAGTGCTAACTTAAATGCATGGCAGCGCGAACCCCTTAAATTTATAGCGTCGCAAGTAAGTAATTAA
- a CDS encoding efflux RND transporter periplasmic adaptor subunit, with protein MYSRQSGRALFPFIITLLVIFSVYLYLPASQGEQADFSQMATQVSAHTVTSQENAVMIEAIGSARANQAVYITSAQSDYVTNIFFEDGDLVSKGQKLVQLQSQQEQIAVKELNINLREEKRQLDRLTELSRSQSTAKSLLEEQLSRVDATQAQLESAKTKLAEMTITAPFSGMLGKREISIGAYVNNSSIITTLDDISIIKVDFKVPEKYLAQLATGMKVLTQNDAYPDQTFIGKVTHISSRIDSVTRSVEVTASFANNSGLLRPGMLLKTALELSSNQALMVPEKAIIPLQDKHYVFQILDGVANRVEVHIAGRNNGWVAVDEGLTDGEQIITEGLIKIRSGSKVSVKG; from the coding sequence ATGTACTCAAGACAATCAGGTAGAGCTCTTTTTCCATTTATTATTACGCTACTCGTAATATTTAGCGTTTATTTATATTTACCCGCTAGCCAAGGTGAACAAGCAGATTTTTCACAAATGGCCACGCAAGTGTCTGCTCACACTGTTACCTCGCAAGAAAATGCAGTAATGATTGAAGCTATTGGTAGCGCTCGCGCTAACCAAGCTGTATATATTACCAGCGCACAAAGTGATTACGTGACTAATATTTTCTTTGAAGATGGCGACCTAGTTAGCAAAGGCCAAAAGCTAGTACAACTGCAAAGCCAACAAGAACAAATTGCTGTAAAAGAGCTAAATATTAATTTACGCGAAGAAAAACGCCAACTCGATAGACTTACCGAACTTTCACGTTCTCAGTCAACAGCAAAATCGTTACTTGAAGAGCAATTATCACGAGTTGATGCCACCCAAGCACAATTAGAAAGTGCTAAAACCAAGCTAGCTGAAATGACCATTACCGCGCCATTTTCTGGCATGTTGGGCAAGCGTGAAATATCGATTGGTGCCTATGTAAATAACAGTTCAATTATTACCACGCTCGATGACATAAGTATCATTAAGGTAGACTTTAAAGTACCTGAAAAATATTTAGCGCAATTAGCTACCGGCATGAAAGTGCTCACTCAAAATGATGCTTATCCAGATCAAACCTTTATCGGTAAAGTAACGCATATTAGTTCGCGTATTGACTCGGTAACGCGTAGCGTAGAAGTAACCGCCAGCTTTGCAAATAATTCAGGTTTGCTTCGCCCTGGTATGCTACTTAAAACAGCGTTAGAGCTAAGTAGTAACCAAGCATTAATGGTTCCAGAAAAAGCAATTATTCCGCTACAAGACAAACATTACGTATTTCAAATTTTGGACGGTGTTGCTAATCGTGTTGAAGTGCATATTGCGGGCAGAAATAACGGCTGGGTTGCTGTTGATGAAGGCTTAACCGATGGTGAGCAAATTATAACTGAGGGGCTAATAAAAATTCGCTCTGGCAGTAAAGTTAGCGTGAAGGGATAA
- a CDS encoding efflux RND transporter permease subunit, giving the protein MKITDISVKRPVFAIVINLLLLTFGLVAFSMLPLREYPDIETPIVNISTEYTGASAEIIETKITQVIENRISGIEGIKSINSSSRNGRSNITIEFDIKRDIDAASNDVRERVARAADSLPEQVRPPEVSKSNSDESPIVWFVLNSETMNSMQLSDYAQRFIVDRLAVVDGVSNVRIGGERKYAMKIWLNRQAMAARGITASDIEQTLRTENVELPAGEIESVDRDFTVRTARSYKDQRDFQNLVIKRGDDGYLVRLSEVADVHLEAADDESLFRGNGRNMIGLGIVKQAKANTLTVVDNARAELEKIKRNLPEGTTIEDSYDSSIFIKESINEVYSTLAISMGLVVLIIFIFLGNIRATLIPAVTVPVALVGSFMFLLAMGYSINLLTLLALVLAIGLVVDDAIVMLENIHRRIELGEPPLLAAYRGAREVGFAIIATTLVLISVFVPLVFMDGRIGALFTEFAMAVSAAVFFSSITALTLSPALCSKVLKASEKESKFSQSMNRFFAKVELSYRNSLASNMTRKWGLMISLLLAGFVSYSLFTQIPSELTPKEDRGTFFVMMSGPEGASYENNAANMSKIEDRLMPYSESGELSRVLVRVPGWGGSGGVAIVGMADWDKRQRSTWEIMDEISTKLQEVTDVRAFAIMRRGIGGGGSSRPIEFVLQGNDYAQLADWRDRIIERAEKNPGLVRIDHDYKETFPQFLVSIDKNKAADLGISVSDVGRTLETMLGQRRVTTFIDRGEEYDVILKGTKEDFANPTDISNIYLKSRSGELVPLDSLISLKEEATASRLNRYNRMRAITLSANLADGYTLEQALNFLNKVAMEENDIDGAIDYKGESQLFYEGASAMTYVFILALTVTFLVLAAQFESFMHPFVIMLTVPLGLMGAMFGLWATGLTLNIYSQIGIVMLIGLSAKNGILIVEFTNQLRDKGVEFSEAILQAATQRLRPIIMTSLTTVMSAVPLVLASGPGAESRMVIGVVVFTGVVVSTLLTLFVVPAAYYALARNTQSPEFLQQKLDKQAAKKPFEEI; this is encoded by the coding sequence GTGAAAATTACCGATATTAGCGTTAAACGCCCTGTTTTTGCGATTGTAATAAACCTACTTTTACTCACCTTTGGGCTCGTTGCTTTTAGCATGCTGCCACTGCGTGAGTACCCTGACATTGAAACACCTATTGTTAATATTAGTACCGAATATACAGGTGCTTCTGCAGAGATTATAGAAACCAAAATAACCCAAGTCATCGAAAACCGTATCTCGGGTATTGAAGGCATTAAAAGTATTAACTCATCGAGCCGTAATGGCCGCTCCAATATTACGATTGAGTTTGATATTAAGCGCGATATAGATGCTGCATCTAACGATGTGCGTGAACGTGTTGCCCGCGCCGCAGATAGCCTACCTGAACAAGTTCGCCCGCCTGAGGTGTCTAAGTCTAACAGCGATGAAAGCCCTATTGTATGGTTTGTGCTAAACAGCGAAACCATGAACTCAATGCAATTATCTGATTACGCACAGCGTTTTATTGTTGATCGCCTAGCCGTAGTTGATGGTGTGTCTAACGTACGCATTGGTGGTGAACGAAAATACGCCATGAAAATTTGGCTAAACCGCCAAGCGATGGCTGCTCGCGGTATTACTGCGAGCGATATAGAACAAACACTACGCACCGAAAACGTAGAGTTACCCGCTGGCGAAATTGAATCGGTTGACCGTGACTTTACCGTACGTACTGCCCGCAGTTATAAAGATCAGCGCGACTTTCAAAACCTAGTAATAAAACGCGGTGATGATGGTTACCTAGTACGCTTAAGTGAAGTGGCTGATGTACACCTAGAAGCCGCCGATGACGAGAGTTTATTTCGGGGTAATGGCCGCAATATGATTGGTTTAGGCATTGTAAAGCAAGCTAAAGCCAACACCTTAACTGTGGTTGATAACGCCCGCGCCGAACTTGAAAAAATAAAACGTAACCTACCCGAAGGAACCACTATAGAGGATAGTTACGACTCATCTATTTTTATAAAAGAATCGATTAATGAGGTATACAGCACCCTTGCTATTTCTATGGGCTTAGTTGTATTAATTATTTTTATATTTTTAGGTAATATTCGTGCCACCTTAATCCCTGCAGTTACTGTGCCGGTGGCGTTAGTGGGTAGTTTTATGTTTTTACTCGCTATGGGTTATTCCATTAACTTACTTACTTTACTTGCACTGGTACTAGCAATCGGCTTAGTGGTTGATGATGCCATTGTTATGTTAGAAAACATTCATCGCCGCATAGAGCTTGGCGAGCCTCCTTTATTGGCCGCTTATAGAGGCGCGCGCGAAGTGGGCTTTGCAATTATTGCCACCACTTTAGTGCTTATTTCGGTATTTGTACCCTTAGTATTTATGGATGGCCGTATTGGTGCTTTATTTACTGAATTTGCTATGGCGGTAAGTGCCGCAGTGTTTTTCTCAAGTATTACAGCACTTACTCTTTCACCTGCGTTATGTTCTAAAGTATTAAAAGCCTCTGAAAAAGAAAGTAAATTTAGTCAGTCGATGAACCGCTTTTTTGCTAAGGTAGAGCTTAGTTATCGTAACTCACTTGCCTCTAACATGACCCGAAAATGGGGCTTAATGATCAGCTTATTATTAGCTGGCTTTGTAAGTTATTCATTATTTACTCAAATACCCTCTGAGCTAACACCTAAAGAAGACCGTGGTACCTTTTTTGTTATGATGAGTGGCCCTGAAGGCGCCAGTTATGAGAACAATGCCGCTAACATGAGTAAAATTGAAGATCGCTTAATGCCTTACTCTGAATCTGGCGAGCTAAGCCGCGTACTCGTGCGCGTACCAGGCTGGGGCGGCAGTGGCGGTGTAGCAATTGTAGGTATGGCCGATTGGGACAAACGCCAACGTTCTACCTGGGAAATAATGGACGAAATAAGCACTAAACTGCAGGAAGTTACCGACGTGCGAGCCTTTGCTATTATGCGCCGAGGCATTGGCGGCGGTGGTTCATCACGCCCAATCGAGTTTGTACTACAAGGTAACGATTACGCACAACTAGCCGATTGGCGCGACCGTATTATAGAGCGCGCTGAGAAAAATCCAGGACTGGTTAGAATCGATCATGATTACAAAGAAACATTCCCACAGTTTTTAGTCAGCATAGATAAAAACAAAGCGGCCGATTTAGGTATTTCTGTATCTGATGTAGGGCGTACACTCGAAACTATGCTAGGTCAGCGTCGTGTTACTACTTTTATAGATCGCGGCGAAGAGTACGACGTTATTTTAAAAGGCACTAAAGAAGACTTTGCCAACCCTACTGATATATCAAACATTTATCTTAAATCACGCAGTGGCGAGCTAGTCCCGCTTGATAGTTTAATTAGCTTAAAAGAAGAAGCTACCGCATCGCGCTTAAACCGCTACAACCGTATGCGTGCAATTACCTTAAGCGCCAACTTAGCCGATGGTTATACACTTGAGCAAGCACTTAACTTTTTAAACAAAGTGGCCATGGAAGAAAACGACATAGATGGTGCGATTGACTACAAAGGCGAATCGCAGTTGTTTTATGAAGGTGCTTCGGCCATGACCTACGTGTTTATTTTAGCACTTACGGTTACCTTTTTAGTACTAGCGGCACAGTTTGAAAGCTTTATGCACCCTTTTGTAATAATGCTTACCGTACCCCTTGGCTTAATGGGTGCTATGTTTGGCTTGTGGGCCACAGGACTTACGCTCAATATTTACAGCCAAATAGGTATTGTGATGCTCATAGGGTTAAGTGCTAAAAACGGCATATTAATTGTTGAGTTTACTAACCAACTACGCGACAAAGGCGTAGAGTTTAGCGAAGCTATTTTACAAGCCGCTACGCAGCGCCTACGCCCTATTATTATGACCTCATTAACCACTGTAATGAGTGCGGTACCTCTGGTTTTAGCCTCGGGCCCGGGTGCAGAAAGCCGTATGGTAATTGGTGTTGTAGTGTTTACCGGTGTTGTTGTATCAACCCTACTGACTCTGTTTGTAGTACCTGCTGCTTACTATGCACTTGCGCGCAATACACAGTCACCTGAGTTTTTGCAGCAAAAACTTGATAAACAAGCCGCTAAAAAGCCATTCGAAGAGATCTAA
- the msrA gene encoding peptide-methionine (S)-S-oxide reductase MsrA yields the protein MSSTTQVATFGGGCFWCIDAAFRRVNGVLNVSSGYTGGNTDTPTYKSVCSGTSGHAEVVQIEFDDTIISFEVLLAMFFTLHDATQLNRQGNDIGTQYRSVVYYHNQTQLTLTNAVIAQLQNQVSEPIVTEVSPATTYYPAEHYHQDYYNENPNQGYCSILIAPKLHKFETEFKEFLAD from the coding sequence ATGAGTTCAACAACGCAAGTCGCTACCTTTGGTGGCGGCTGTTTTTGGTGTATAGACGCCGCATTTAGACGAGTGAACGGCGTATTAAATGTAAGCTCGGGTTACACTGGTGGCAACACAGACACTCCTACCTATAAGTCAGTATGCTCAGGCACTAGCGGCCATGCAGAAGTAGTGCAAATTGAATTTGACGACACTATTATTAGTTTTGAAGTATTACTAGCAATGTTTTTCACTTTGCACGATGCCACCCAGCTCAACCGCCAAGGTAACGATATAGGCACACAATACCGCAGTGTTGTGTATTATCACAACCAAACACAGCTAACACTTACTAACGCGGTGATCGCTCAATTACAAAACCAGGTAAGCGAGCCAATAGTGACTGAGGTTAGCCCTGCCACCACGTATTATCCAGCAGAGCATTACCATCAAGATTATTACAACGAAAATCCAAACCAAGGCTATTGCAGTATTTTAATTGCCCCTAAATTGCATAAATTCGAAACCGAATTTAAAGAGTTTTTAGCTGATTAA